The Xanthomonas sp. DAR 80977 nucleotide sequence GGTCGGCGGGCAGGCGCGGGTGCTGGAGTTCTCCGAGGTCACCGCCGACTGGTTCAAGCCGATCTACGATTTCCATTCGTTCAAGATCCTGCCGCGGCTGGGCCAGCTGTTCGCCAAGGACGCCGACAGCTACCAGTACCTGGCCGAGAGCATCCGCAAGCATCCGCCGCAGGAGGCGCTGAAGGGCATGATGGCCGAGGCCGGCTTCGCCCGCAGCCACTACAAGAACCTGACCGGCGGCATCGTGGCGATCCATTCGGGCTACAAAATCTAGTCGAAGTGCCGGGATTGGGGATTCGGGATTCGCAACAGCAGCGCAGCACACGCTTTTACGAATCCCCAATCCCGAATCCCCAATCCCAGCCTTCAAGGTAAACTTCCGGTTTCCCCGAACCGGTGCTGTCCGCCATGCGTTCCCCGTTCCTGTTGCTGTCCCTGGCCGCGGTCATCGCGACCGGTTGTTCCCGCGAAGCGCCCACCGAGGCCGCCGCTCCCGCCGCCAAGCCCGCGCCCGCCGCCGCCGTGAAACCCGCCGACCGCAGCCACGACGAAAGCTCCTACGCCGAGCCGGGCAAGGTCGTGATCAAGGACCTGGCGCTGGACCTGAAGCTGGATTTCGACAGCAAGCAGATCGGCGGCACCGCCACCTATACGCTGGACTGGAAGGACAAGAACGCCAAGCAGCTGCTGCTGGACACGCGCGAGCTGACCATCGAGCAGGTGCAGGGCGACGACGGCAAGGGCAACCTGGCGCCGCTGCAGTACGCGCTGGCCCCGGCCGACAAGATCTACGGCAGCAAGCTGACCATCGAGGCGCCGAACCAGCCGCAGAAGGTCACCATCGCCTACCACACCGCGCCGACCGCCTCGGGCCTGCAGTGGCTGGAGCCGTCGATGACCGAGGGCAAGCAACTGCCCTTCATGTTCAGCCAGTCGCAGGCGATCCACGCGCGCAGCTGGGTGCCGCTGCAGGACACGCCGAGCGTGCGCTTCACCTACAGCGCGCACGTGACCTCGCGTCCGGACGTGATGGTGCTGATGAGCGCCGACAACGATCCGAAGGCGCCGCGCGACGGCGACTACACGTTCAAGATGCCGCAGCCGATTCCGTCCTACCTGCTGGCCATCGCCGCCGGCGACCTGGTGTTCAAGCCGATCTCCGAGCGCTCCGGCGTGTGGGCCGAGCCGGCCATGGCCGACAAGGCGGCCAAGGAGTTCGAGGACACCGAGAAGATGATCGTCGCCGCCGAGACGCTGTACGGCCCGTACCGCTGGGGCCGCTACGACATGCTGGTGCTGCCGCCGTCGTTCCCGTTCGGCGGCATGGAGAACCCGCGCCTGACCTTCGCCACCCCGACCGTGATCGTCGGCGACAAGTCGCTGGTGTCGCTGATCGCGCACGAGCTGGCGCACAGCTGGTCCGGCAACCTGGTGACCAATGCCAGCTGGAAGGACATCTGGCTCAACGAAGGCTTCACCACCTACGTGCAGGCGCGCATCACCGAGGCGCTGTACGGCGCCGAAGCGGCGGAGATGGAGCGCGAGATCGACCAGACCGACCTGCTCGCCGAGGTCAAGGACATGAGCCCGGCCGACCAGGCGCTGGCGCTGCCGGCGCTGACCGAGCGCGATCCGGACGACGCGCTGAGCCAGGTCGCCTACGTCAAGGGCGCCTGGTTCCTGCAGTTCCTGGAGCAGCGCTTCGGCCGCGCCACCTTCGATCCGTTCCTGCGCGGCTGGTTCGACGACCATGCGTTCCAGAGCGCCAACACCGACCAGTTCGTCGCCTACCTGAAGAAGAACCTGCTGGCCAAGAAGCCCGATGCGGTCAGCGAGCAGGAACTGCACGCATGGCTGGACGAGCCGGGCATCCCGGCCTTCGCGCAGAAGGCGCGTTCGCGCAACTTCGCGATGGTCGATACCGCGCGCATCGCCTGGGCCGGCAGCGGTACCCTGCCGGGCAAGCAGGTCACCGACGCCTGGAGCACGCAGGAGTGGACGCGCTTCCTCAGCGGCCTGGGCGCCACGCTGAAGCCCGAGCAGCTCAAGCAGCTCGATGCCGCCTACCATTTCACCGGCACCGCCAACGGCGAGATCGCCATGCGCTGGTATCCGCTGGCGATCCGCAGCGGCTATGTCGAGGCGCGCCCGGCCGCCGGCGAGTTCATCGCCCGCGTCGGCCGGCGCAAGCTGATCCTGCCGATCTACGCCGAGCTGGTGAAGACCCCGGACGGCCTGGCCTTCGCCAGGCAGGTCTTCGCCCAGGCCAAGCCCGGCTACCACCCGATCACCACGGTGTCGGTGGAAGACATGCTGGCCAAGGCCGACAAGGGCGCCGCCGCGCACTGAGGCGGCGCTGCGCGCAAACGCAGGCGTTGGATCGCGGCGCCGGGAGCAGTCCCGGCGCCGTTGTCTTTTGCGCAATGGCGACTGCCGCCGCGCAACGCCTGCGGCATGCCTGCCCGGGCGCAATGCGCTGGCGTGCAGGACTTGGCGCAAGCCGGGCCGCATGCGAAGGTAGGCGCATGGCACGTTTCCGCTTCCCGGCCCTTTCATGTTGCTGCTGACGTTGTTGCTGCTGGTGGCGTTCACCGTGCTGGCCGTGGTGCTGGTACTGCTGCTGGGCGGCCTGTGGCTGCTGCGCAGCAAGCCGTTCCTGCTGGTGCGCCTGGAAGGCCAGCGCCTGCGCCGGGGCAGCGGCCTGCAACGCCGCCACGCGCAGGTCGCCGGGCATCGCTGGACCTACCTGCACCGCGCCGCGGCCGATCCCGCCGCGCCGAGTCTGCTGCTGGTGCACGGCTTCACCGGCAGCAAGGAGAACTGGCTGCCGCTGGCGCGCGCGCTCGGCGATCGCTACCACCTGTTCATTCCCGATCTGCCCGGCTGGGCCGAGAGCCAGCGCATCGACGGGCAGGACTACGGCTTCGTCGCGCAGGCCGAGCGCGTGGCCGCGTTCGCCGCGCAGTGCGTGCGCGGTGCCGGCGGCGAATGCGTGCTGGTCGGGCATTCGATGGGCGGCGGCATCGCCGCGCTCGCCGCCGCGCGCCATCCCGAGCTGTTCGACCGGGTCGGCCTGCTCAACGCCGCCGGCGTGCGCTTCGCCGACAACGCCTTCGGCCAGGCGGTGCTGGACGGCGACAACCCGTTCGCGGTGCACGACGCCGACTCGCTGCGCCGCTACATCGACACCGTGTTCCTGCTGGAGCCGAGCAAGCCGCGCATCCCGTCCTGGGCGGTGCCGTCGGTCGTCGCCTGGCGCCGCAGCGAGGCCGGTTTCGAGCAGCAGGTGCTGGCGCGGATCGGACGCAGCGAGGAGGCCTTCCTGCCGTTCGAAGAGGCCGCGCGCATCCGCCAGCCGGCGCTGCTGCTGAACTGCCTGCAGGACATGGTGATCGATGCCAGCGCGCTGGCGCTGTATGCCGAGCGCGTGCCGCAGGCGCTGCAGGTGCTGCTCGACGGCAGCGGCCACATGTCCATCGTCGAGAAACCCGACGAGGTCGCGCAGGCGATCGAGCATCTGATCCAACGAGGAGTTCCCCGATGAAACGCATTCTGCTCGGCGCGCTGTGCGCCGTCGCCCTGGCCGGTTGCGGCGATCACGAGGCCGAGCGCAAGGCGCAGGCCGCGGCCGAGGCGCAGGCCAAGGCGCAGGCCGCCGACGACCTGGCCAAGCAATACGACGCCGCGGCGAAGTCCGGCAACTGGGACCTGGCGCGCATCCATGGCGCGGCGCTGCTGCAGCAGTACCCCGGCTCGGACGCGGCGGCGCGCATCGAGCCCGGCTATGGCGAGGTCAAGGCCAAGGGCGAGGCGGCGCGCGAGCTGCGGCGCATGCAGGCCGCCTGGGAGTATTCGCAGGTGCCGGCCGGCAAGGGCATGCAGCGCTCGGCGATGCTGTACAGCCGCGACAAGGTCGACGTGGACGGCAGCGGTCCCAAGCCGGTGCAGCTGGTGTTCCGCGACCACCCGGAGTGGAAGCGCAGCGCCTACCTGGTGCTGCAGGCCGGCGATTTCCGTTGCGCCGCCGGCTGCAAGGTGCAGCTCAAGGCCGACGATGCCGCGCCGCGCGCGGCCGCGGCCTGGCGCCCGAACACCGACGAGGCGATCGCGATGTTCATCAGCGACGACAAGGCGTTGTGGAAGCTGGCGCGCAAGACCACCGTGCTGCAGATCGAATTCCCGGTGAAGGCCGGCGGCACCCGTACCGCGGTGTTCGAGACCGGCGGCCTGGACGGATCAAAGATGCCGGGATGGGATTGAACGTGGCGGCACCCGGCGCGCGCCTGCGCCAGGTGCGGCACTGGGTGTTCGACATGGACGGCACGCTGACCCGCGCCGTGCACGATTTCGCGCTGATCCGCCGCGAGCTGCAGATTCCGGAACAGGCCGACATCCTGCAGCACCTGGCCGCGCTGCCGGCCGCGCAGGGCGCGGCCAAGCACGCCTGGCTGCTCGAGCACGAACGCGCGCTGGCCCTGGACGCCGTCGCCGCACCCGGCGCGCCGGCGCTGCTGCGCGCGCTGCACGCGGCCGGTTGCCGGCTGGCGCTGCTGACCCGCAATGCGCAGGAACTGGCGCGGCTGACCCTGCGCGAGATCGGGGTCGAGGACCTGTTCGAGGACGTCGCCATCCTTGGCCGCGACGAGGCGCCGCCCAAGCCGCATCCCGGCGGGCTGCAGCAGCTGGCCGCGCACTGGGGCGTGGCGCCGCAGTCGCTGGCGATGATCGGCGACCACGAATACGACCTGCAGTGCGGGCGCCACGCCGGCGCCACGACGGTGCTGCTGCATGCGGACAATCCGTGGCCGGGGCTGGCCGACCTGCACTTCGCCGATTGCGCCGCGCTGCTGGCGTGGTGGCAGCACGCGGCCGAATAGGGCGGCTTCTTTGTGGGAGGGACTTCAGTCCCGACGCTTTTTCGGTGAAGCCTCGTCGGGACTGGCGTCCCTTCCACAAAGAGCGAAAAGCGTGCCAGGCGCGGTCGTTGCCACCGCCATGTAGATCCGGCTTCCGGTGCCCAGGTGTCGCTTGGCGGATTGCCAATCTTTGCATCCTTCGCATTCGCCCTGTTATCGCCGTCGCAACAGGGGAGGCAAGAGCAAGAGCAAGAGCTTTCGCCTTGGGGCGAGTCACTTTTCTTTGCTTGCGCAAAGAAAAGTAACCAAAAGAAGCGCTTCACCGCAGCCGAAGGCTGGTCAAGCGCGCCCTGCCTACGCGCCCTCCGCGCTGCGCGCTCCGGGTCCGCGTCCATGACGGGGATTCGCGGAAGGGGCTTGTCCGCTTCGCGGCCAAGTCCGGGGCAGTCGCCTCGCCTCGCGGCGCCAGCCCGCCCGCCGGGCGAAGCAGTGCTTCGCCTTTTTCCGGCGAGCCCTGCCCCTGCCGCGAACGGCGCACATCCCTGTGCGCCGCCCCTTCGGGGTTTTTCCCGGCCTACTCGCCGCTACGCAAGGGAACCCGGAAAGTCCAAAGCAACAGCAGCCGCAGCCGCAGAAGCAAGAGCAGAAGCAAGAGCTTGCGCTGGAGAGCTTCATGCCTCGGGTGCAGCGGTTTGCCGCCCCGCACCGGCGATCTACGGCGCCGCATCTCCAGCAACGGCTGCGCGGTGTGACAGTGTCGAGACTTGAGTTCCTGCCGCAAGAAGCCTGGGCGCGTGCCGCCAGAGGCGTGCAGGCAGCGCGGCGAGGGATCGATCGGGTGCCCGTGCTGGCTTGCGCAAGGCACGCCGGTCGCGTCCGCCTGGCAACCCCTTCACTCCCGGTTGCGCCAACCGCGATACAAGCGAGTGGCACAAAGTGTCGCGTTGTCGATACAGCGCCATCGTCACGGACGGCCGCGCGGGTTCTGGCGCGACATCAGATGCCTGCTGCGCCTGCGATGGCGCACTGCAGCAGCGCGCTGGCACGTGGGTTGCTCTCTATTCCCCGATGTTTCCACATCCCGCCGCGCGGGCCGTCCGACGGCGAGCGCCACGGCTCTTCAACGAGGGGAGTAGAACGATGCACAGTCATCCATGTCGTACCCGTGCCTGGACGCTGCTCGCGCTGGCTACCGCGCTGGTGCTGGCAGGTTGCAAGAAGCAGGAAGAAACCGCCGCGCCGGCCGCGCCTGCCGCCGCGCAACAGCCGGCCCCGGCCGCGCCGGCCGCGGTGGCCGACACCGACAGCGAGTTCACCACCACCGCCAGCAACCCCGACAACTGGGGCGGCATCGGCCGCGACTTCGGCCTGACCCGGCACAGCCCGCTGGCCGAGATCAACCGCGACAACGTCAAGAACCTGAAGATGTCGTGGGAAATGAAGACCGACGCCACCCGCGGCCACGAAGGCCAGCCGCTGGTGATCGGCAGCATCATGTACATGGTCAGCGCGTATCCGAACAACGTGTTCGCGATCGACCTGGCGCAGGAAGACGGCGGCAAGGTGCTGTGGAAATACACCCCGCAGCAGGACGAGCGCTCGGTGGCGGTGGCGTGCTGCGACACGGTCAACCGCGGCGCCTCCTATGCCGACGGCAAGCTGGTGTTCGGCAGCCTCAGCGGCGACGTGATCGCGCTCGATGCCAAGACCGGCAAGGAAGTGTGGAAGCAGAAGCTCGCCTATCCCGAGAAGGGCGAGACCATCACCATGGCGCCGATCATCGCCGACGGCAAGGTCGTGGCCGGCATCAGCGGCAACGAGTTCGGCGTGCGCGGCCGCGTCGCCGCGTATGCGCTGGCCGACGGCAAGCAGGCCTGGTCGTGCGAAGCCACCGGCACCGACAAGGACATCTGCCTGGGTCCGGATTTCAACAAGGCCAATCCGCAGCACGGCCAGCTCGGCGACCTGGGCGTGAAGACCTTCCCGGAGGAAGGCTGGAAGCGCGGCGGCGGCGCGGCGTGGGGCTGGTACAGCTACGACCCGAAACTGAAGCTGGTCTACTACGGCACCGGCAATCCCGGCCTGTGGAGCCCGTCGTACCGCTGCGGCAAGACCACGCAGAAGGAATGCGATACCGGCGAATACGACAACAAGTGGTCGATGACCCTGTTCGCGCGCAAGATCGATACCGGCGAAGCAGTGTGGGGCTACCAGAAGACGCCGTTCGACCAGTGGGACTACGACGGCATCAACGAGCCGATCCTGGTCGACCTGACCATCGACGGCAAGCAGGTGCCGTCGGTGGTGCAGTTCGACCGCAACGGCTTCGCCTACGTGCTCGACCGCCGCGACGGTACCCTGCTGCGCGCGCACAAGTTCGTGCCGGCCAACTGGGCCGAGAGCATCGACATGAAGACCGGCCGCCCGATCAAGGTCGCCGCGCATTCGCCGCTGGAGCGCGGCAAGAAGGTCGAGGCGTTCCCGTCGGCGATGGGCGGCAAGGACCAGCAGCCGTGCTCGGTGGATCCGGCCAATTCGGCGGTGTTCTTCTGCGGCACCAACAACTGGCACATGGAGCTGGAACCGCAGGAGCGCGGCAACACCATGATGGGCCTGCCGTACGTGTTCGCCAACGTGATGATGAAGCCGAACGAACCCGGTGCGCTGGGCATCGTCAAGGCGTTCGACGTGGTCGAAGGCAAGTCCAAGTGGGAGATCAAGGAGAAGTTCCCGGTGTGGAGCGGCACCCTGGTCACCGACGGCGGGCTGGTGTTCTACGGCACGCTCGACGGCTGGTTCCGCGCGGTCGACAAGGACACCGGCAAGAAGCTGTGGGAGACCAAGCTGCCGTCGGGCATCATCGGCAACCCGATCGCCTACAAGGCCAACGGCCACCAGTACGTGGCGGTGTTCTCCGGCATCGGCGGCTGGATCGGCCTGCCGGTCGCCGGCGGCCTGGATCCGGGCGATCCGTACGGCGCGTTGGGTGCGGCCGGGCTGGCCTTCAGCAACGGCTTCGACAAGATCCCGTTGGGCGGCATGGTGCATACCTTCCGCATCGACGGCACCGGCAAGACCGTCACCGCCAGCGCGACCGCCACGGCGGCGGCGGGTGGCGCACCGGCCGCCGCGGCCAAGACCGCGCGATGAGCCGGCGGCGCCGCGCCCAGGTTGCGGACGCGCGTCGGCAGACGCGCGTTTCGCGGCGCCTGTACCTGGGCGCGCGCGCCGTGTTGCTGCTTTGCAGCCTCGGACTCGTCGCCGCAGGTTGCACGCGCGAGCCGTCGTCCGCGACGGCTCGCGCTCCTGAGGCCGCTTCCACCGCGGCCGCCAAGCCAGTTGCGGGCACGCCCGCTCCCGCACTCGCCGCCGATGCGGCGGTGCTGCGGGTCTGCGCCGATCCGGGCAACATGCCGTTGTCCAATCGCGCCGGCGAAGGCTTCCAGAACAAGATCGCGCAGGTCCTCGCCGAGGCGATGGGCCGGCGCCTGGAATACGAATGGCGCACCTACTACCAACGTGGGTTGGCGCGCAGCACGATCAACGCCGGGCGCTGCGACGTGCTGATGGACATGAACAGCGATTTCGAGATGGGCCTGCCCACCCGCCCGCTGTACCGCTCCACCTATGTGCTGGTGACCCGCAAGGGCCTGGCGCTGCGGCCGGCGTCGCTGGACGATCCGGCGCTGAAGAAACTGAAGATCGGCGTGTTCCAGAGTTCGCCGGCGCGGCAGGCGCTGTTCGACCACGGCGTGTCCGGCGACGTGCAGTACCTGTTCTACGACTCGGCGACCTCGCCGCAGGACCACCCGGGCAAGCTGGCCGAACGCGTCGCCGGCGGCCAGCTCGATGCCGCCGAATCCTGGGGCCCGGTCGCCGGCTACT carries:
- a CDS encoding M1 family metallopeptidase: MRSPFLLLSLAAVIATGCSREAPTEAAAPAAKPAPAAAVKPADRSHDESSYAEPGKVVIKDLALDLKLDFDSKQIGGTATYTLDWKDKNAKQLLLDTRELTIEQVQGDDGKGNLAPLQYALAPADKIYGSKLTIEAPNQPQKVTIAYHTAPTASGLQWLEPSMTEGKQLPFMFSQSQAIHARSWVPLQDTPSVRFTYSAHVTSRPDVMVLMSADNDPKAPRDGDYTFKMPQPIPSYLLAIAAGDLVFKPISERSGVWAEPAMADKAAKEFEDTEKMIVAAETLYGPYRWGRYDMLVLPPSFPFGGMENPRLTFATPTVIVGDKSLVSLIAHELAHSWSGNLVTNASWKDIWLNEGFTTYVQARITEALYGAEAAEMEREIDQTDLLAEVKDMSPADQALALPALTERDPDDALSQVAYVKGAWFLQFLEQRFGRATFDPFLRGWFDDHAFQSANTDQFVAYLKKNLLAKKPDAVSEQELHAWLDEPGIPAFAQKARSRNFAMVDTARIAWAGSGTLPGKQVTDAWSTQEWTRFLSGLGATLKPEQLKQLDAAYHFTGTANGEIAMRWYPLAIRSGYVEARPAAGEFIARVGRRKLILPIYAELVKTPDGLAFARQVFAQAKPGYHPITTVSVEDMLAKADKGAAAH
- a CDS encoding alpha/beta fold hydrolase, with translation MLLLTLLLLVAFTVLAVVLVLLLGGLWLLRSKPFLLVRLEGQRLRRGSGLQRRHAQVAGHRWTYLHRAAADPAAPSLLLVHGFTGSKENWLPLARALGDRYHLFIPDLPGWAESQRIDGQDYGFVAQAERVAAFAAQCVRGAGGECVLVGHSMGGGIAALAAARHPELFDRVGLLNAAGVRFADNAFGQAVLDGDNPFAVHDADSLRRYIDTVFLLEPSKPRIPSWAVPSVVAWRRSEAGFEQQVLARIGRSEEAFLPFEEAARIRQPALLLNCLQDMVIDASALALYAERVPQALQVLLDGSGHMSIVEKPDEVAQAIEHLIQRGVPR
- a CDS encoding HAD family hydrolase gives rise to the protein MGLNVAAPGARLRQVRHWVFDMDGTLTRAVHDFALIRRELQIPEQADILQHLAALPAAQGAAKHAWLLEHERALALDAVAAPGAPALLRALHAAGCRLALLTRNAQELARLTLREIGVEDLFEDVAILGRDEAPPKPHPGGLQQLAAHWGVAPQSLAMIGDHEYDLQCGRHAGATTVLLHADNPWPGLADLHFADCAALLAWWQHAAE
- a CDS encoding methanol/ethanol family PQQ-dependent dehydrogenase, whose translation is MHSHPCRTRAWTLLALATALVLAGCKKQEETAAPAAPAAAQQPAPAAPAAVADTDSEFTTTASNPDNWGGIGRDFGLTRHSPLAEINRDNVKNLKMSWEMKTDATRGHEGQPLVIGSIMYMVSAYPNNVFAIDLAQEDGGKVLWKYTPQQDERSVAVACCDTVNRGASYADGKLVFGSLSGDVIALDAKTGKEVWKQKLAYPEKGETITMAPIIADGKVVAGISGNEFGVRGRVAAYALADGKQAWSCEATGTDKDICLGPDFNKANPQHGQLGDLGVKTFPEEGWKRGGGAAWGWYSYDPKLKLVYYGTGNPGLWSPSYRCGKTTQKECDTGEYDNKWSMTLFARKIDTGEAVWGYQKTPFDQWDYDGINEPILVDLTIDGKQVPSVVQFDRNGFAYVLDRRDGTLLRAHKFVPANWAESIDMKTGRPIKVAAHSPLERGKKVEAFPSAMGGKDQQPCSVDPANSAVFFCGTNNWHMELEPQERGNTMMGLPYVFANVMMKPNEPGALGIVKAFDVVEGKSKWEIKEKFPVWSGTLVTDGGLVFYGTLDGWFRAVDKDTGKKLWETKLPSGIIGNPIAYKANGHQYVAVFSGIGGWIGLPVAGGLDPGDPYGALGAAGLAFSNGFDKIPLGGMVHTFRIDGTGKTVTASATATAAAGGAPAAAAKTAR